One part of the Asterias amurensis chromosome 11, ASM3211899v1 genome encodes these proteins:
- the LOC139943813 gene encoding uncharacterized protein: MTKPSYLIVLFVVCTTLRSCVVAVRFKTLAELLEYHEQQQNPGSDEEATSTVHPELEGLMLVTSQPPTPQLPSVPAHNHRRHRHHHQDPDQVYGSGAEPTSILSTTTTRLVMETELPTTTRPKTTCCILGEQAGMKRHHCNPDNYMPRFRDYNRRHNFKQSNRHPSIEKSQFDKCTSGIIRRHAEEFRNCCQEAYKMLWQKERGEENVGNGRIHLIEVPI; the protein is encoded by the exons ATGACTAAACCATCGTACTTGATTGTGCTGTTCGTGGTTTGTACCACACTCAGAAGCTGTGTGGTGGCAGTCAGATTCAAGACATTGGCAG AGTTGCTAGAATACCATGAACAGCAACAGAATCCAGGCTCAGATGAGGAGGCGACTTCTACAGTTCACCCAGAACTTGAAGGGTTGATGCTGGTCACTTCACAGCCGCCCACTCCACAGCTTCCAAGTGTCCCTGCCCACAACCACCGCCgccatcgtcatcatcatcaagaTCCAGATCAAGTGTACGGTAGTGGAGCGGAGCCCACCTCGATCCTGTCCACCACAACGACGAGGCTGGTGATGGAGACAGAGCTCCCCACGACGACCAGACCAAAGACCACATGTTGCATTCTAGGAGAGCAGGCTGGCATGAAGAGACATCACTGTAACCCTGACAACTACATGCCAAGATTTAG AGACTACAATCGTCGCCATAACTTCAAGCAGTCCAACCGACACCCAAGCATAGAGAAGAGCCAATTCGACAAGTGCACCTCCGGTATCATCAGAAGACATGCCGAAGAGTTCAGGAATTGCTGCCAAGAAGCCTATAAGATGTTGTGGCAGAAAGAGAGAGGTGAAGAGAACGTTGGCAACGGCAGGATCCATCTTATTGAGGTCCCAATATAA
- the LOC139943811 gene encoding uncharacterized protein isoform X1, which yields MNDSGQGAGSTPSMAEHGVSSSGAEPIFNIKDLSELENELLEENMFMSEDSGSDHMATPFKYVVAVGRGCSQTPNPRDIRLPQAYYENLRRKNVVRAQVNSEKSAGRGRRLQNIAAENPLPSHPSHNVPRRVHQNQLPLSCRTLEKNFLGANTRGLTSEIMEGKACLMERFLGEPLGREAFNPFETPRQAPHSIRSMQTAPGLNFNRMDQWPNINGGGCQSDCGQKGGRYDEVETHTYPKKPLSLQDLMKTISSASSFESSSRKGASGGLSSPGSKKWRKTKKRKEEPAQQEKGVEMSEGAAVPLSRVEDGSQESRNQQGVNMKLIKTIPTGANLIQLDSLPEDLTDDHLRAFMSRVGPVVDCHILRDNDTQKCIGIAFVRFENIKDCLSAVSSLHQKDSPFKDSSQQLEVPKLGVYMVS from the exons ATGAATGACTCAGGTCAGGGTGCTGGAAGCACACCTTCTATGGCTGAACATGGAGTATCTTCAAGCGGAGCTGAGCCAATATTCAACATTAAAGACTTGTCTGAACTTGAAAATGAGCTGTTAGAAGAAAATATGTTCATG TCTGAAGATAGTGGTTCGGATCACATGGCAACACCATTCAAGTATGTAGTGGCAGTTGGACGTGGATGCAGCCAGACCCCCAACCCAAGGGATATTAGATTACCACAAGCCTACTATGAAAATCTCAGACGCAAG AATGTTGTCAGGGCCCAAGTCAACTCGGAGAAATCTGCTGGTCGAGGAAGAAGATTGCAAAATATCGCAGCTGAAAACCCATTACCAAGCCATCCCAGCCACAACGTCCCAAGGAGAGTCCACCAAAATCAACTACCTCTGAGCTGCAGGACCCTGGAAAAGAACTTTCTCGGTGCCAACACACGAGGGCTCACATCTGAAATCATGGAAGGAAAGGCTTGCCTCATGGAGAGGTTCCTTGGGGAGCCTTTAGGTAGAGAGGCCTTTAATCCGTTTGAAACCCCCCGGCAAGCACCACACTCGATACGTTCAATGCAGACTGCGCCAGGGTTGAATTTCAACAGGATGGACCAATGGCCAAACATTAATGGTGGTGGTTGTCAATCCGATTGTGGTCAGAAGGGAGGGAGGTATGATGAAGTGGAGACCCACACCTACCCAAAGAAGCCGCTTAGTCTGCAGGATCTTATGAAAACTATATCTTCTGCGTCAAGTTTTGAAAGCAGTTCGAGGAAAGGTGCCAGTGGAGGATTGAGCAGCCCTGGAAGCAAGAAATGGAGAAAGACAAAGAAGAGGAAAGAAGAGCCTGCACAGCAGGAGAAGGGAGTTGAGATGAGTGAAGGAGCTGCTGTGCCTCTGTCTAGGGTTGAAGATGGGAGTCAAGAAAGTCGCAATCAACAAGGGGTAAACATGAAGCTAATAAAA ACCATACCCACAGGAGCCAATCTGATCCAGTTAGACAGCCTACCTGAGGACCTTACAGACGATCACTTGAGAGCTTTTATGTCTAGAGTTGGACCTGTAGTCGATTGTCATATACTTCGAGACAATGACACACAGAAATGCATTGGAATTGCATTTGTAAG GTTTGAGAATATTAAAGATTGCCTGTCCGCTGTTTCCAGTCTGCATCAAAAAGACTCACCATTTAAAG ATTCGTCCCAACAACTGGAGGTACCCAAACTGGGTGTTTACATGGTCTCATaa
- the LOC139943811 gene encoding uncharacterized protein isoform X2, which yields MNDSGQGAGSTPSMAEHGVSSSGAEPIFNIKDLSELENELLEENMFMSEDSGSDHMATPFKYVVAVGRGCSQTPNPRDIRLPQAYYENLRRKNVVRAQVNSEKSAGRGRRLQNIAAENPLPSHPSHNVPRRVHQNQLPLSCRTLEKNFLGANTRGLTSEIMEGKACLMERFLGEPLGREAFNPFETPRQAPHSIRSMQTAPGLNFNRMDQWPNINGGGCQSDCGQKGGRYDEVETHTYPKKPLSLQDLMKTISSASSFESSSRKGASGGLSSPGSKKWRKTKKRKEEPAQQEKGVEMSEGAAVPLSRVEDGSQESRNQQGTIPTGANLIQLDSLPEDLTDDHLRAFMSRVGPVVDCHILRDNDTQKCIGIAFVRFENIKDCLSAVSSLHQKDSPFKDSSQQLEVPKLGVYMVS from the exons ATGAATGACTCAGGTCAGGGTGCTGGAAGCACACCTTCTATGGCTGAACATGGAGTATCTTCAAGCGGAGCTGAGCCAATATTCAACATTAAAGACTTGTCTGAACTTGAAAATGAGCTGTTAGAAGAAAATATGTTCATG TCTGAAGATAGTGGTTCGGATCACATGGCAACACCATTCAAGTATGTAGTGGCAGTTGGACGTGGATGCAGCCAGACCCCCAACCCAAGGGATATTAGATTACCACAAGCCTACTATGAAAATCTCAGACGCAAG AATGTTGTCAGGGCCCAAGTCAACTCGGAGAAATCTGCTGGTCGAGGAAGAAGATTGCAAAATATCGCAGCTGAAAACCCATTACCAAGCCATCCCAGCCACAACGTCCCAAGGAGAGTCCACCAAAATCAACTACCTCTGAGCTGCAGGACCCTGGAAAAGAACTTTCTCGGTGCCAACACACGAGGGCTCACATCTGAAATCATGGAAGGAAAGGCTTGCCTCATGGAGAGGTTCCTTGGGGAGCCTTTAGGTAGAGAGGCCTTTAATCCGTTTGAAACCCCCCGGCAAGCACCACACTCGATACGTTCAATGCAGACTGCGCCAGGGTTGAATTTCAACAGGATGGACCAATGGCCAAACATTAATGGTGGTGGTTGTCAATCCGATTGTGGTCAGAAGGGAGGGAGGTATGATGAAGTGGAGACCCACACCTACCCAAAGAAGCCGCTTAGTCTGCAGGATCTTATGAAAACTATATCTTCTGCGTCAAGTTTTGAAAGCAGTTCGAGGAAAGGTGCCAGTGGAGGATTGAGCAGCCCTGGAAGCAAGAAATGGAGAAAGACAAAGAAGAGGAAAGAAGAGCCTGCACAGCAGGAGAAGGGAGTTGAGATGAGTGAAGGAGCTGCTGTGCCTCTGTCTAGGGTTGAAGATGGGAGTCAAGAAAGTCGCAATCAACAAGGG ACCATACCCACAGGAGCCAATCTGATCCAGTTAGACAGCCTACCTGAGGACCTTACAGACGATCACTTGAGAGCTTTTATGTCTAGAGTTGGACCTGTAGTCGATTGTCATATACTTCGAGACAATGACACACAGAAATGCATTGGAATTGCATTTGTAAG GTTTGAGAATATTAAAGATTGCCTGTCCGCTGTTTCCAGTCTGCATCAAAAAGACTCACCATTTAAAG ATTCGTCCCAACAACTGGAGGTACCCAAACTGGGTGTTTACATGGTCTCATaa
- the LOC139943814 gene encoding cytochrome c oxidase assembly protein COX19-like: MSAMNFGQKSFKPRPPEKGSFPLDHDGECKKFKQLFMECLRTNKGDNKKCRLETKDYLQCRMESDLMVKEPWKKLGFGDLESKKENNGQQ; encoded by the exons ATGTCTGCTATGAATTTTGGACAAAAGAGCTTCAAACCTCGACCACCTGAAAAGGGCAGCTTTCCTTTGGATCACGATG GTGAATGCAAGAAGTTTAAACAGCTTTTTATGGAGTGCCTAAGAACAAATAAAGGCGATAACAAGAAATGTCGTCTTGAAACCAAGGATTACTTGCAGTGCAGGATGGAAAG TGACCTTATGGTAAAAGAGCCTTGGAAGAAGCTTGGGTTTGGGGATCTTGAATCAAAGAAAGAGAACAATGGCCAGCAATGA
- the LOC139943812 gene encoding LOW QUALITY PROTEIN: transcription elongation factor, mitochondrial-like (The sequence of the model RefSeq protein was modified relative to this genomic sequence to represent the inferred CDS: inserted 1 base in 1 codon), with translation MLEFPFSXFAMFCRRTDILIQVLGTRWLRQFCQQAGQREPAVSLSSCAVRPEVKSIESNNTCNNNIDEDAASILKFVNTASVTELASTRHVSSYIARHISSHREEHGPFASVADLLQVPGIGTQRLQTICRGIMRPPLEVDVAKRDGSKADKIGIANSRIEAVKDVVAVDIGLKHVSWIHMSKDRWVGEWRLKDIVGITSGKWDPPSYLKIITETISEMPRPDLYVLQHKSYSNANKSTFPMFLFQRTMECMLYTSLNHDSADTGTLHAISIPQLQIGRHFNLQVRGVRMSGQELVSNLIREGVDRGSEGHDPSVRIADEDADIFHNATKHEREHLSNCLLQAIAFFDLMVGKK, from the exons ATGCTTGAATTTCCTTTCT TTTTTGCAATGTTTTGTCGACGTACAGACATCTTGATACAG GTATTGGGCACCAGGTGGTTGCGACAGTTTTGTCAGCAAGCTGGTCAACGTGAACcagcagtgtctttaagtagttGTGCTGTACGCCCCGAGGTGAAATCCATCGAATCGAACAATACCTGCAATAACAATATCGATGAAGACGCTGCCAGCATTCTGAAGTTTGTTAACACAGCTTCAGTGACAGAGCTAGCTTCGACAAGGCATGTCTCCTCTTATATCGCAAGGCATATCTCATCACACAGAGAAGAGCATGGGCCCTTTGCTAGTGTGGCTGATCTCCTGCAAGTGCCCGGTATTGGAACACAACGGTTACAGACAATCTGCAGGGGAATAATGAGGCCGCCATTGGAAGTAGATGTAGCAAAACGTGACGGGTCAAAAGCCGACAAAATAGGAATAGCTAATAGTAGGATAGAG GCAGTGAAAGATGTAGTGGCAGTGGACATTGGACTGAAACATGTGAGTTGGATTCACATGAGCAAAGATCGATGGGTTGGGGAGTGGAGATTGAAGGATATTGTTGGCATTACATCTGGCAAGTGGGACCCTCCATCCTACCTTAAGATT ATTACAGAGACAATAAGTGAAATGCCCAGGCCAGATCTGTACGTCCTTCAGCATAAATCCTACAGTAATGCCAACAAGTCAACCTTCCCGATGTTTCTCTTCCAGCGGACTATGGAATGCATGCTGTACACCTCCCTGAATCACGACTCGGCAGACACCGGTACCCTGCATGCCATCTCAATACCCCAGTTGCAGATTGGTCGCCACTTTAACCTGCAGGTTAGAGGGGTCCGGATGAGTGGACAGGAATTGGTCTCTAATCTAATCCGAGAGGGGGTCGACAGGGGGTCAGAAGGTCATGACCCCTCAGTGCGGATAGCTGATGAGGATGCAGATATTTTTCACAATGCAACTAAACATGAGAGGGAGCATCTCTCGAACTGCTTGCTACAGGCAATAGCCTTCTTTGACTTGATGGTGGGCAAGAAGTAA